The Roseicyclus marinus genome has a segment encoding these proteins:
- a CDS encoding HU family DNA-binding protein: MANSRDKSTGSGPKATPAGPKRRSAAKGEAPAAAGRPHLRAVEPVSEAPAVTEGADSLAEGEGAQDGRFRRSDLLEAVCARSPMKRSDAKVLLELVLDELGQAIERRDELILPPLGKLSVKRRKPEGGAADVLTLKLRRGGPAGAARGDESPLADPDEDG, translated from the coding sequence ATGGCGAACAGCCGCGACAAGAGCACCGGATCAGGCCCCAAGGCCACGCCCGCAGGGCCCAAGCGGCGCAGCGCCGCGAAAGGGGAGGCGCCTGCAGCCGCGGGCCGTCCGCATCTGCGCGCGGTCGAGCCGGTGAGCGAGGCACCCGCCGTCACCGAAGGCGCGGACAGCCTGGCCGAGGGCGAGGGCGCGCAGGACGGGCGGTTCCGGCGCAGCGATCTGTTGGAAGCCGTCTGTGCGCGCAGCCCGATGAAGCGCTCGGACGCCAAGGTCTTGCTGGAACTGGTTCTGGACGAATTGGGCCAGGCGATCGAGCGGCGGGACGAGTTGATCCTGCCGCCCTTGGGCAAGCTGTCGGTCAAGCGCCGCAAGCCCGAGGGCGGGGCGGCGGATGTGCTGACGCTCAAGCTCAGGCGCGGCGGACCGGCGGGCGCGGCCAGGGGGGATGAAAGCCCCCTTGCAGACCCGGACGAGGATGGCTAA
- a CDS encoding pirin family protein, whose translation MSWNPALDPHCPTGDAVDAIETIIVPRARDLGAFEVRRALPAPKRQMVGPFIFFDQMGPAEFLTGQGIDIRPHPHIGLATVTYLYQGRFHHRDSLGTDQWIEPGAVNLMTAGHGITHSERVDGEMLKAPYSLSGIQTWMALPKDHEDAPPDFVHAGRDSLPMLEGEGKRLRLILGTAYGERAPVPVASETFYIDAVLEAGAKLPLPEDHEDRGAYVVAGAVEIAGERFEAGRMMVFRPGDRVSMMAGEAGARVMLLGGATLEGPRHIWWNFVASSRERIEEAKEAWRAGDWAHGRFRLPPTDDAEFIPLPER comes from the coding sequence ATGAGCTGGAACCCCGCCCTCGATCCGCATTGCCCGACCGGCGATGCGGTGGATGCCATCGAAACAATCATCGTGCCGCGCGCCCGCGATCTGGGGGCCTTCGAGGTGCGCCGCGCGCTGCCTGCGCCCAAGCGGCAGATGGTCGGTCCCTTCATCTTTTTCGACCAGATGGGGCCTGCGGAATTCCTGACCGGGCAGGGAATCGACATCCGCCCGCATCCGCATATCGGGTTGGCGACGGTGACCTATCTGTACCAAGGGCGATTCCATCACCGCGACAGCCTGGGCACGGATCAATGGATCGAGCCCGGCGCGGTCAACCTGATGACGGCGGGCCACGGGATCACCCATTCCGAACGGGTCGATGGCGAGATGCTGAAGGCGCCCTACAGCCTGTCGGGCATCCAGACCTGGATGGCGCTGCCCAAGGATCACGAGGATGCGCCGCCCGATTTCGTCCATGCCGGGCGCGACAGCCTGCCGATGCTGGAGGGGGAGGGCAAGCGGCTGCGGCTGATCCTTGGCACGGCCTATGGGGAACGCGCGCCTGTGCCCGTGGCCTCTGAGACATTCTACATCGATGCGGTGCTGGAGGCGGGCGCGAAACTGCCGCTGCCCGAGGATCACGAGGATCGCGGGGCCTATGTGGTGGCGGGGGCCGTCGAGATCGCGGGCGAGCGGTTCGAGGCGGGGCGGATGATGGTGTTCCGGCCCGGCGACCGGGTGTCGATGATGGCGGGCGAGGCGGGCGCGCGGGTGATGCTGCTGGGGGGCGCGACGCTGGAGGGGCCGCGGCACATCTGGTGGAATTTCGTGGCCAGTTCCCGGGAGCGGATCGAGGAGGCCAAGGAGGCCTGGCGCGCGGGCGATTGGGCGCATGGGCGGTTTCGCCTGCCACCCACCGATGATGCGGAGTTCATCCCGCTGCCGGAGCGGTGA
- a CDS encoding GNAT family N-acetyltransferase, producing MTPRPAMPSDLPAIAALHVANWRKDYAGILPDAVLAAPLAAAMARKWHPEALAGPLQVRVVGEGAVMSGFVAFDPEHAEGVHVDALHVAPEARGRGIGAALMLGVADLAGGRAVWLEVLAGNGPARAVYARWGGVEGPVFADSMLGVSLPAHRVHWRCGAALAACLEARAAR from the coding sequence ATGACCCCGCGCCCCGCCATGCCCTCCGACCTGCCCGCCATCGCGGCGCTGCATGTCGCGAATTGGCGCAAGGATTATGCGGGCATTCTGCCCGATGCGGTTCTGGCTGCGCCGCTTGCGGCGGCCATGGCGCGCAAATGGCACCCGGAGGCGCTGGCGGGGCCGTTGCAGGTGCGTGTGGTGGGCGAGGGGGCGGTGATGTCCGGGTTCGTCGCCTTTGATCCCGAGCATGCGGAGGGGGTTCATGTCGACGCGCTTCATGTCGCCCCGGAGGCGCGGGGGCGGGGGATCGGCGCTGCGCTGATGCTTGGGGTGGCCGATCTGGCGGGCGGGAGGGCCGTCTGGCTCGAGGTGCTGGCGGGCAATGGGCCTGCGCGCGCGGTCTATGCCCGCTGGGGCGGGGTCGAGGGGCCGGTATTCGCGGACAGCATGCTGGGGGTGAGCCTGCCCGCGCATCGGGTGCATTGGCGCTGTGGCGCGGCTTTGGCGGCGTGTCTGGAGGCGCGGGCGGCGCGATGA
- a CDS encoding DMT family transporter: protein MSDQGRAILFVLVAVVCGTLNDVGIKLLSGDYPLHQTVFFRSVVALSVCLVFLWREGGLVLLRTDRPGLHMLRAGLVMLSNMLFFAGLAVMPLAAATALFFVAPLFITLMAIPVLGEPVGRYRLTAIGVGLAGVAVMMAPGVDWGEIGRVSLFLPLAAAACYSGMQVLTRKLGARSAASAMAVYIQACFLLVSLAVFAVAGDGRFAQGATHPSVIFLLRAWVWPAPEDLPVFGMIGVMSAMIGYFMGLAYRLGRASVVASYEYAALPLAIFWGWTVFGEVPRPAVWLGIALIAGAGLYVFARERAQGRALASARPVRRD from the coding sequence ATGAGCGATCAGGGGCGGGCGATCCTTTTCGTCCTTGTCGCCGTGGTCTGCGGGACGCTGAACGACGTGGGCATCAAGCTGTTGTCCGGGGATTACCCGCTGCACCAGACGGTGTTCTTCCGCTCGGTCGTGGCCTTGTCGGTCTGTCTCGTGTTCTTGTGGCGCGAGGGCGGTCTGGTCCTGTTGCGCACCGACCGGCCCGGCCTGCATATGCTGCGCGCGGGGCTGGTCATGCTGTCGAACATGCTGTTTTTCGCGGGGCTTGCGGTGATGCCCCTGGCGGCCGCCACGGCGCTGTTCTTTGTCGCGCCGCTGTTCATCACGCTGATGGCGATCCCGGTTCTGGGCGAGCCCGTGGGGCGCTACCGGCTGACGGCGATCGGGGTGGGATTGGCGGGGGTGGCGGTGATGATGGCACCGGGCGTGGATTGGGGCGAGATCGGGCGGGTGAGCCTGTTTTTGCCGCTGGCGGCGGCGGCGTGCTATTCGGGGATGCAGGTGCTGACGCGGAAACTGGGCGCGCGCTCGGCCGCATCGGCGATGGCGGTCTATATCCAGGCCTGCTTCCTTCTGGTGTCGCTGGCGGTTTTCGCCGTGGCGGGCGATGGGCGGTTTGCCCAAGGGGCGACGCATCCGTCGGTGATCTTTTTGCTGCGGGCCTGGGTCTGGCCCGCGCCGGAGGATCTGCCCGTTTTCGGGATGATCGGGGTGATGTCGGCGATGATCGGGTATTTCATGGGGCTTGCCTATCGGTTGGGCCGGGCATCGGTCGTGGCCTCCTATGAATACGCGGCGCTTCCCCTCGCGATTTTCTGGGGCTGGACGGTGTTTGGCGAGGTGCCGCGCCCGGCTGTCTGGCTGGGGATCGCGCTGATCGCGGGGGCGGGATTGTATGTCTTTGCGCGGGAACGGGCGCAGGGTCGCGCGCTGGCCTCGGCCCGGCCGGTGCGGCGCGATTGA
- the mnmA gene encoding tRNA 2-thiouridine(34) synthase MnmA — MALDRPVPLNSLGLPKAPSETRVVVAMSGGVDSSVVAAQLAEEGYDVVGVTLQLYDHGAALAKKGACCAGRDIHDARRVAETMGFPHYVLDYENTFREAVIDEFADSYLAGATPVPCIRCNERVKFKDLLNTARDLDADCMATGHYIQRKMGAQGAELHCAADAARDQSYFLFSTTQEQLDFLRFPLGHLASKAETRALAAKYGLPVADKPDSQDICFVPNGDYAAVIEKLRPGAADPGEIVDMDGNVLGEHRGVIHYTIGQRRGLGIGGLADPLYVVKLDPDTRRVVVGPKELLSTRTIPVREINWLGDAPLTSRPEWEVEVKIRSTRPPRPALIRPITDTTAEVTLMTPEEGVSPGQACVFYAPEGSRVLGGGWIHRG; from the coding sequence ATGGCCCTCGACCGGCCCGTCCCCCTCAATTCGCTCGGCCTGCCCAAAGCCCCCTCCGAGACGCGGGTGGTCGTGGCCATGTCGGGCGGCGTCGACAGTTCGGTCGTGGCCGCCCAATTGGCCGAGGAAGGCTATGACGTGGTGGGCGTCACGCTGCAGCTCTACGACCATGGCGCGGCGCTGGCGAAAAAGGGGGCCTGCTGCGCGGGCCGCGACATCCATGATGCGCGCCGGGTGGCCGAGACGATGGGCTTTCCCCATTACGTGCTCGATTACGAAAACACCTTCCGCGAGGCGGTGATCGACGAATTCGCCGACAGCTACCTGGCCGGTGCCACGCCCGTGCCCTGCATCCGCTGCAACGAACGGGTCAAGTTCAAGGATCTCCTGAACACCGCCCGCGATCTCGATGCCGATTGCATGGCGACGGGCCATTACATCCAGCGCAAGATGGGCGCGCAGGGCGCAGAGCTGCATTGCGCCGCCGATGCCGCGCGCGACCAATCCTATTTCCTCTTCTCGACGACGCAGGAACAGCTCGATTTCCTGCGCTTTCCCTTGGGCCATCTGGCGTCCAAGGCCGAAACGCGGGCGCTCGCGGCCAAATACGGCCTGCCCGTCGCCGACAAGCCCGACAGCCAGGACATCTGCTTCGTGCCCAACGGCGATTATGCCGCCGTGATCGAGAAACTGCGCCCCGGTGCTGCCGATCCGGGCGAGATCGTGGATATGGACGGAAACGTTCTGGGCGAACACCGGGGCGTGATCCATTACACGATCGGGCAACGGCGCGGCCTTGGCATCGGGGGGCTGGCCGATCCGCTTTACGTCGTGAAACTCGACCCCGACACGCGCCGCGTCGTCGTCGGCCCCAAGGAGCTGCTCTCGACCCGCACCATCCCCGTGCGCGAGATCAACTGGCTGGGCGATGCCCCCCTCACCTCCCGCCCCGAATGGGAGGTGGAGGTCAAGATCCGCTCGACCCGCCCGCCGCGCCCGGCCCTGATCCGCCCGATCACGGACACCACGGCCGAGGTCACGCTGATGACCCCGGAAGAGGGCGTAAGCCCCGGCCAGGCCTGCGTTTTCTACGCGCCCGAGGGCAGCCGGGTGTTGGGCGGCGGCTGGATCCATCGCGGCTGA
- a CDS encoding DUF1153 domain-containing protein, which translates to MFIRRIEGPPAVTLPDGRRLTRGDLPPPETRRWVASRKAIVVQAVDSGLIPAEEALRTWDLSEEELAAWRQAVARYGPAALKTTALQRYR; encoded by the coding sequence ATGTTTATCCGTCGTATCGAAGGGCCCCCGGCGGTCACGCTTCCCGATGGTCGCAGGCTGACACGGGGGGATCTGCCCCCGCCGGAAACGCGGCGCTGGGTCGCCAGCCGCAAGGCGATCGTGGTGCAGGCGGTCGATTCGGGCCTGATCCCCGCAGAGGAGGCGCTGAGGACCTGGGACCTGTCGGAGGAGGAACTGGCGGCGTGGCGGCAGGCGGTGGCGCGCTACGGGCCTGCGGCGCTCAAGACCACGGCGCTGCAGCGCTATCGGTAG
- the ctrA gene encoding response regulator transcription factor CtrA → MRVLLVEDDPTTSRSIEMMLRHANLNVYATDLGEEGIDLAKLYDYDIILLDLNLPDIHGHEVLRQLRSARVNTPILILSGLDDPETKLKGFGFGADDYLTKPFHREELVARIHAIIRRSKGHAQSVIRTGQIAVNLDAKTVEANGQAVHLTGKEYQMLELLSLRKGTTLTKEMFLNHLYGGMDEPELKIIDVFICKLRKKLSVATGGENYIETVWGRGYVLRDPAAAQGALGIAMNA, encoded by the coding sequence ATGCGTGTTCTGCTAGTCGAAGACGACCCCACCACGTCCCGGAGCATCGAGATGATGCTGCGTCACGCCAATCTCAACGTCTATGCCACCGACCTTGGCGAAGAGGGCATCGACCTGGCCAAGCTCTATGATTACGACATCATCTTGCTGGATCTGAACCTGCCCGACATCCATGGCCACGAGGTCTTGCGCCAGCTGCGCAGCGCCCGGGTGAACACGCCGATCCTGATCCTGTCGGGGCTGGACGACCCCGAGACCAAGCTCAAGGGGTTCGGGTTCGGCGCTGATGATTACCTGACCAAACCCTTTCACCGCGAGGAATTGGTGGCGCGCATCCATGCGATCATCCGCCGGTCCAAGGGGCATGCCCAATCGGTGATCCGCACCGGCCAGATCGCGGTCAATCTGGATGCCAAGACGGTGGAGGCCAATGGGCAGGCGGTGCATCTGACGGGCAAGGAATACCAGATGCTGGAGCTTTTGAGCCTGAGAAAGGGGACGACCCTGACCAAGGAGATGTTCCTCAACCACCTTTACGGTGGGATGGATGAGCCCGAGCTCAAGATCATCGATGTCTTCATCTGCAAGCTGCGCAAGAAGCTGTCGGTGGCGACGGGCGGCGAGAATTACATCGAAACCGTCTGGGGACGCGGCTACGTGCTGCGCGACCCGGCGGCGGCGCAAGGCGCGCTCGGGATCGCGATGAACGCCTGA
- the ligA gene encoding NAD-dependent DNA ligase LigA, protein MAGKSGRTDEGAERDQSRAEGKGAAIDALTEDAARAEGKGAATDARTEDAARAQGKGTAIDARTEDAARAGGKGAAIDARTEDATRAQGAGFDVDALTEDAARARLADLADLLDAANRAYYQEDAPDLSDADYDALKRENAAIEARFPTLKRADSPSEQVGAAPAEGFGKIVHAQRMMSLANAFDGQDVEDFVAGIRRYLNLPEDAPLAFCAEPKIDGLSLSLRYEGGRLVSAATRGDGETGENVTANARTIGDIPQTLTDAPEVLEVRGEVYMSHADFAALNARQAALGAKTFANPRNAAAGSLRQLDAEITRARPLRFFAYSWGELSDPLAETQMGAIARLEELGFQTNPLTRRCDTIEDMLAHYAGIEAGRANLGYDIDGVVYKLDDLGLQARLGLRSTTPRWAIAHKFPAELAWTRLEAIDIQVGRTGALSPVARLVPVTVGGVVVSNATLHNEDYIAGRDARGQVIRAGKDIRVGDWVQVYRAGDVIPKIADVDLARRPEGTEPYVFPGHCPECGSEAVREEGDAVRRCTGGLICPAQAVEKLKHFVSRAAFDIEGLGAKQVEAFHADGWIREPADIFELRARYGSGLQQLKNREGWGEKSAANLFDAIDERRRIGLGRVIFALGIRHVGEVAANDLARHFATWEAFAQTVDRAAAEPAAHAPDAKARKPLLAESPAWSEITAIDGIGEAVAVALTTTLTQAAERASVDRLVAHLDIVPPPARKTDGSPVAGKTVVFTGTLEKMTRAEAKARAEALGAKVAGSVSAKTDLLVAGPGAGSKATKAAELGIETIDEDGWLALIAGAGPGDG, encoded by the coding sequence ATGGCCGGAAAGAGCGGGCGGACGGACGAGGGCGCAGAGCGGGATCAGTCGCGCGCGGAGGGCAAAGGCGCTGCCATCGACGCCCTGACCGAGGATGCGGCGCGCGCGGAGGGCAAAGGCGCTGCCACCGACGCCCGGACCGAAGACGCCGCGCGCGCGCAGGGCAAAGGCACTGCCATCGACGCCCGGACCGAAGATGCGGCGCGCGCGGGGGGCAAAGGCGCTGCCATCGACGCCCGGACCGAAGACGCAACGCGCGCGCAGGGCGCAGGCTTTGACGTGGACGCCCTGACCGAGGATGCGGCGCGGGCGCGGCTAGCGGACCTCGCCGATCTGCTCGATGCCGCCAATCGCGCCTATTACCAAGAGGATGCGCCCGATCTGTCGGATGCCGATTACGACGCGCTGAAACGCGAGAATGCTGCGATCGAGGCGCGGTTCCCGACGCTCAAGCGCGCCGACAGCCCCAGCGAACAGGTGGGTGCCGCCCCCGCCGAGGGGTTCGGCAAGATCGTCCATGCCCAGCGGATGATGTCGCTTGCAAATGCTTTCGACGGGCAGGATGTGGAGGATTTCGTCGCGGGGATAAGGCGCTACCTGAACCTGCCCGAGGATGCGCCGCTGGCCTTCTGCGCCGAGCCCAAGATCGACGGCCTGTCGCTGTCCCTGCGCTACGAGGGGGGGCGGCTGGTTTCTGCCGCCACGCGCGGCGATGGGGAAACCGGCGAGAACGTGACCGCCAATGCCCGCACCATAGGGGATATTCCCCAGACGCTGACTGATGCGCCCGAGGTGCTGGAGGTGCGGGGCGAGGTCTACATGAGCCACGCGGATTTCGCCGCCCTGAACGCGCGGCAGGCGGCACTGGGGGCCAAGACATTCGCCAATCCGCGCAATGCGGCCGCGGGGTCGCTCCGCCAGCTTGACGCCGAGATCACGCGCGCGCGCCCCTTGCGCTTTTTCGCCTATTCCTGGGGCGAATTGTCAGACCCCCTGGCCGAGACGCAGATGGGGGCGATTGCGCGTCTGGAGGAACTCGGGTTCCAGACCAATCCGCTGACGCGGCGCTGCGACACGATCGAGGACATGCTGGCCCATTACGCGGGGATCGAGGCGGGGCGCGCGAACCTCGGCTATGATATCGACGGGGTGGTCTACAAGCTTGACGATCTGGGCCTGCAGGCACGGCTTGGCCTGCGCTCGACCACGCCGCGCTGGGCCATCGCACATAAATTCCCCGCCGAACTGGCCTGGACCCGGCTGGAAGCCATCGACATCCAGGTGGGCCGCACCGGCGCGCTCAGCCCCGTGGCGCGGCTTGTGCCGGTGACGGTGGGCGGGGTGGTGGTGTCGAATGCCACCTTGCACAACGAGGATTACATCGCGGGCCGCGATGCGCGGGGGCAGGTGATCCGCGCGGGCAAGGATATCCGCGTGGGCGATTGGGTGCAGGTCTATCGCGCGGGCGACGTGATCCCCAAGATCGCCGATGTCGATCTTGCGCGCCGCCCCGAGGGGACGGAGCCCTATGTCTTTCCAGGCCATTGCCCCGAATGCGGGTCGGAGGCCGTGCGCGAGGAGGGGGATGCCGTGCGCCGCTGCACGGGCGGGCTGATCTGTCCGGCGCAGGCGGTGGAAAAGCTCAAGCATTTCGTCAGCCGCGCGGCCTTCGACATCGAGGGGCTGGGGGCGAAACAGGTCGAGGCCTTTCACGCCGATGGCTGGATCAGGGAGCCTGCCGATATCTTCGAGCTGCGGGCGCGCTACGGGTCGGGCCTGCAGCAGCTGAAGAACCGGGAGGGCTGGGGCGAGAAGAGCGCGGCGAACCTGTTCGATGCGATCGACGAGCGGCGTCGGATCGGGCTGGGTCGGGTGATCTTTGCGCTGGGCATCCGGCATGTGGGCGAGGTGGCGGCAAATGACCTCGCGCGTCATTTCGCAACATGGGAGGCCTTTGCCCAGACCGTGGACCGCGCCGCAGCCGAGCCCGCCGCCCACGCGCCCGATGCAAAGGCGCGCAAGCCGCTGTTGGCCGAAAGCCCCGCATGGTCCGAGATCACGGCCATTGACGGGATCGGGGAGGCGGTGGCGGTCGCGCTTACCACCACGCTCACGCAGGCGGCCGAGCGCGCCTCGGTCGACCGCTTGGTCGCGCATCTGGACATCGTGCCGCCGCCCGCGCGCAAGACCGACGGCAGCCCTGTCGCGGGCAAGACCGTGGTCTTTACCGGAACGCTCGAAAAGATGACGCGGGCCGAGGCCAAGGCGCGGGCCGAGGCGCTGGGGGCCAAGGTCGCGGGCAGCGTTTCGGCCAAGACCGATCTCCTGGTGGCGGGGCCGGGGGCCGGGTCCAAGGCCACGAAAGCCGCCGAACTGGGGATCGAGACGATCGACGAGGATGGGTGGCTTGCGCTGATCGCGGGCGCGGGGCCGGGCGATGGCTGA
- the recG gene encoding ATP-dependent DNA helicase RecG encodes MAEAPDHPRGRPEELWPLFAGLEALDGVGPKTAKHYKGLGVETPKDLLLTLPLGGVDRARVGSIRDVVLPGMATVAVKVGLHRPPTGRGRPYRIEVEDAQTTFQLVFFHAKGDYLSRILPTGSRRIVSGKVELFDGIAQMPHPDHILPMDEAGEIPAFEPVYPLTAGVTQKGMRRAVASALARAPMLGEWIDIPLYQKKGWPAWHEALAMAHAPQGPGDLSRSHPARERLAFDELFAHQLTLALARASLRRGKGRVTQGDGRLRAKVLESLPFRPTGAQMRAMDEIAADMAEPVRMNRLLQGDVGAGKTLVALMALLVAVEAGGQGVMMAPTTILAGQHYANLKPLAEAAGVVIEMLSGQDKGAERRAKLDALARGDIRILVGTHAVFQSDVEFADLRLAIVDEQHRFGVRQRVLLGEKGQGADLLVMTATPIPRTLSLAQYGDMDVSVLDEKPPGRTPVATALVSAGRMDEVIDHLRRAVAEGRQAYWVCPLVEESESFDATAAEERFRLLRAALGKGVVGLVHGQMPPDAKTAAMAAFKAGETRVLVATTVIEVGVDVPNASIMVIEQAEIFGLAQLHQLRGRVGRGAQASTCLLMYRPPLGETAKRRLMVLRDTEDGFRIAEEDLAIRGAGDMIGTAQSGLPRFRIADLEAQAGLMALAQSAARTLLARDPQLIGPQGQSARVLLYLLEQEKAIRLISAG; translated from the coding sequence ATGGCTGAGGCCCCGGACCATCCGCGCGGGCGGCCCGAAGAGCTGTGGCCGCTCTTTGCGGGGCTCGAGGCGCTGGACGGTGTCGGGCCGAAAACCGCCAAGCATTACAAGGGGCTGGGGGTGGAAACGCCCAAGGACCTGTTGCTGACCCTGCCACTTGGGGGCGTGGATCGGGCCCGCGTCGGATCGATCCGCGACGTGGTCCTGCCGGGGATGGCGACGGTGGCGGTCAAAGTGGGGCTCCATCGCCCGCCGACCGGGCGCGGTCGTCCCTACCGGATCGAGGTGGAGGATGCGCAGACGACGTTCCAGCTCGTGTTCTTTCATGCCAAGGGCGATTACCTATCGCGCATCCTGCCCACGGGCAGCCGCAGGATCGTGTCGGGCAAGGTCGAATTGTTCGACGGGATCGCGCAGATGCCGCATCCCGATCATATCCTGCCGATGGACGAGGCGGGCGAGATCCCGGCCTTTGAGCCTGTCTACCCGCTGACGGCGGGTGTGACGCAAAAGGGGATGCGGCGGGCCGTCGCCTCGGCCCTGGCGCGGGCCCCGATGCTGGGCGAATGGATCGATATCCCGCTCTACCAGAAAAAGGGCTGGCCCGCCTGGCACGAGGCGCTGGCCATGGCCCATGCGCCGCAGGGTCCGGGGGATCTGTCGCGCAGCCATCCCGCGCGGGAGCGGCTGGCCTTTGACGAATTGTTCGCCCATCAGCTGACCCTGGCGCTGGCGCGCGCCTCGCTCAGGCGGGGCAAGGGGCGGGTGACGCAGGGCGATGGGCGGCTGAGGGCCAAGGTTCTGGAGAGCCTGCCCTTTCGGCCCACGGGGGCGCAGATGCGCGCCATGGACGAGATCGCCGCCGATATGGCGGAGCCGGTGCGGATGAACCGGTTGTTGCAGGGTGATGTGGGGGCGGGCAAGACGCTGGTCGCGCTGATGGCGCTTCTGGTCGCGGTCGAGGCGGGCGGGCAGGGCGTGATGATGGCGCCGACCACCATCCTTGCGGGCCAGCATTACGCCAATCTCAAGCCGCTGGCCGAAGCCGCCGGCGTCGTGATCGAGATGCTGTCGGGCCAGGACAAGGGGGCGGAGCGGCGCGCCAAGCTCGACGCGCTCGCGCGCGGCGATATCCGGATCCTTGTGGGCACCCATGCGGTGTTCCAGTCGGATGTGGAATTCGCCGATCTGCGGCTCGCCATCGTCGATGAACAGCATCGGTTCGGGGTGCGCCAGCGTGTTTTGCTGGGGGAAAAGGGGCAGGGGGCGGATCTCCTGGTCATGACGGCCACGCCCATTCCCCGCACGCTCAGCCTTGCGCAATATGGCGACATGGATGTGAGCGTGCTGGATGAAAAGCCGCCCGGGCGCACACCGGTTGCCACGGCGCTGGTGTCCGCGGGGCGGATGGACGAGGTGATCGACCATCTGCGCCGCGCCGTGGCCGAGGGGCGGCAGGCCTATTGGGTCTGTCCGTTGGTCGAGGAAAGCGAAAGCTTCGACGCCACCGCCGCCGAGGAACGGTTCCGCCTGCTGCGCGCGGCGCTGGGCAAGGGGGTGGTGGGGTTGGTCCATGGCCAGATGCCGCCCGATGCCAAGACGGCCGCCATGGCGGCCTTCAAGGCGGGGGAGACGCGGGTGCTGGTCGCCACCACGGTGATCGAGGTGGGGGTGGATGTGCCCAATGCCTCGATCATGGTGATCGAACAGGCCGAGATCTTCGGCCTTGCGCAATTGCACCAGTTGCGGGGGCGCGTGGGGCGGGGGGCTCAGGCCTCCACCTGTCTGCTCATGTATCGCCCGCCCCTGGGCGAGACCGCCAAGCGCCGCCTGATGGTTCTGCGCGACACGGAGGACGGGTTCCGCATCGCCGAGGAGGATCTGGCGATCCGGGGGGCGGGCGACATGATCGGGACGGCGCAATCGGGCCTGCCCCGGTTCCGCATCGCGGATCTGGAGGCGCAGGCGGGGCTGATGGCGCTGGCGCAATCGGCGGCGCGCACGTTGTTGGCGCGCGATCCGCAGCTGATCGGACCGCAGGGGCAATCGGCGCGCGTGCTTCTGTATTTGCTGGAACAGGAAAAGGCGATCCGGCTGATTTCGGCGGGCTGA